AACCTCCTGCTCCCCCAGCACAAACTGTAGATGTGTACAGTAGAAGCTGTAGTTTTCCTGAGAGACTTTAACTTGATCCAAGTTGATGAGTGGTGCTTCggtctgtttatttttgtccttaCAAACTGTTTGCCTCACAGGTGTGATGGTCCCTAATATGGTCTCTGAGTCCTCTGGTCTTTTCCAGAATTAGGCCGGCTGAGGTGAttactctgtgtctgtggatTTAGGCCGTCCATGCTGTTAGAGTCCTCTAGTCAGAGCTAGTCCCAGTGTTCTAACTGTATATATGAGTCTGTCTGTAGCTCAGTTCCTGCTGGTTCAGACCGTTTTCTTGGTCTTGATCCCGGTCTCCAGTTGAcaatacatgtttgtttgtctgtgttctccaTTTATGTGTAACATCTCATTGACACTGTCCACTACCAGATGTTCATATGATTATTTTTTACAGGAGTAAATTCCTGCAGTTTGGATAGTTGACACTTTGACTGTGTGTCCACTGATTACCTGAAtaagctgtgaaaatgaaacctTAGCCAGATCTGTTCATACCGTCTCactcaaaatgaaatattttgctttttaggGGAATTTTATAGCTTTTTCCTCCACTTTACTAAGACAGGCTTGTGGATgcatttttacaaaaacaatCAGAATTTGAGCTAAAAGAAGCTAAGCTCATTGCTCAGATcatcttcagttcagtttgttggACTTAGTTAAGTAGGGAAAATCTATTTGAAGAAGATTTGAAGAGCAATAACACTCTCATGTctgaatgctaaatatgaagctgcagccaggaaacagttagcttagcatgccataaagactggaaacaaggggaaatgGCTCATCTCCTTCTTTACAGACATAACATTTAAACAATAAGATGTTTATAGTGAGATTTAGAGGCGCTGGGAGGtgacagagccatgctagctgttttccACTATTTCCAGTCTGTAcgtgaagctaagctaaccggctagCACTAGCATCATATTTctcatacagacatgagaatggtGTCTATCTTTGCATCTAACTCTGGACAAGAAAGGCTACGTCCCGCAGTgatgaactattcctttaacagaTAAAGGCGGAACAGTGGTGATGCCTCCGGCCTGCTGCACTGTCTCCCTGCATGTCCTGTGAATGTCTGTATAAGGAGGCCGTGACCACTCTGAGTTGTTTTCTAAGCTGTGTGCATTTCTCTCCCTCAGCCCCGTCATGAGTACTTTAATGTGCCTGTGTACTGATTGGCTGccgtcgctgctgctgctgctgctgctgctgccgccgctgctgctgccgccgctgcttcCACCCTGCATGCTGAGCTCCTCAGTGCCTGGCACCTTTCTTTCTGCCCTCTGAACACCTGTCATTGTCATTGGTTTGGGGGGGTGTCAATGCTCTCAGCTCACTTTCAATGTGGCACATGACAGTCATGATACGATATAGTCACAATGTTAAAAATAAGttgaaaacagtaaatgatgaaaacatttaGGCATTTGGGATATGATCCATTTAAACTTATTAATCAGTGTGTAGAttgatatatacagtatatttaatggTGATATATTGCTACATGTCTGTCATTCGTCCACCTGTTGTTGGTTTCATTGCACTAGTTGAACACCTCTCTTTATTATTACCACTGTGAGAAGTTTGCATCATGTGCTCTCATGACCCTGAAGCACGATCGTCAACTCAGGCTCCACTTACTGGGGGGAACATGCACCTTTAAGTGGACCTTGTGTCGAGGCCTAAGAATTCTTTTTGACCTGTTTAGTTCAGTGaatcaccaccagcagcagctagCTATTTAAAACCAGTCgaaaccagctgctgcagagtggcACCTGGTGGAAAACCACTGGTTTAAGACTCAAATTGAAGTCATCTGCTGCTACTGAAACTATGTGGGGAAAGTCTGCCCTCTGTGGTGCACAGATACGTCTGACTGTGTTTATAAGTACAGAATACATTCAAGGCACGAGCATTTAAGTGTGAACACACTCTTTGAAAAGAGACACTTGAAGACCAGACCACATAATATGATCCATCACAGATTCCAGACCCATCACCGTCACACTAAAGTTAATATTCAGTCCAGGAGGTGTTCATCCAGATTGTATTGTTTCCCTCATTGGTCTTGTTTATGTGACTGAATTCACATGACATCAGCTGTGGGTGGGGAGTTGCGAATGCTTCAGACGTCCTGTGTTACCTGCTCCTTTATCACGTCTCTCGTGGGTTTCTCAGTTACAGTTTTATGTTTATCTTCTCACTGTAAATCACACGTACTTTGAACTTAGGTATCGTCCTTGCTGTGATTTGTAGGAgttgttgttgtaattattAAAATCAGAACAAACCCTCGATCAGACCGTAGCACAGACTAGAACATCCAGTAGATTTTCAATATTATGAGGGTTATTTTTAAAtcttattatattattattatagatcCTGGTTATTTCCTATATAAATCGATAGTGAAGTCTGCTCTTAAGGTAAGTGGTGTTAGTGGGATTAATGCTAAACAGATGTTTGGTTTTGCACTGATTAACTAAGGGCTGTTTTAGCTTTCAATGTTAAACTGATAACAGACTTTTAAACACACTTTGAACAATTAGCCTCTGTATTATAAATGCACACTGATTAAGCACTTATAATGGTTTCTATGATCTGTTGCCATTCATCTGTGTCCTACTTAGAAAGATAGACCATTCTGATAAATAGAGGATATTTTATCAATGTATATAATAGCTATAATGAATAAATTCTTTATGATTCTTTGTCAATTAAGCACGCTGGTGTCGTTCTTCAGTATAACTGATTGATCTGTGTTTTATGGTGCTTTTTTCCTGCGTGACGTTCAGGCTGACATTTAGTCATTTAGTTTTTagtgcagctgttttcatctgtgtcACAAACAAACCCGATAACCTCGCCGCTGAATGCTGCTGAGCGCCATTCGCTTTGCAGATGAAGATGTTTAGCCTACATAAGAGGTGACAAGGGATtcgtcactgcagcagcatctaCCCCAAAGTGTGTAATTGGTGAATAATGCATAGTTTATGTTTCAAGATCTGTGCTGAGCGCTCTGCGCTGAAAATGGTTGTTTTACTCCTCTTCACATAAAGCCAGAtttctgtctccctgctctGATGCACCTCCTCTCTTTACTTTGTGCTCGACGTTGCTTTAGGATGCCAAAGTAAgtgcttctctttctttctgccacAAGCGACCAGCCCCGCTGTTTTCCTGTGTCATGTCTCGATTGTTACCTCTGATTTGTGACACATTGTCATAAcgatggctgcattccatttaggtgaCCCACTTACAGGACGTTGGCATTGTGCATGCTCACTCACTGACAATGGGCACTTAATGGAATAGAGCCGTCATTCATGTTATTATTCACACTTGTGCTTTTATACTTTGACAAAACGTCTGCCGTGAACACGGTCTGCTGATAAAGACGCATTTTAGGTTATCCAGCTTCCATCATGTTCggatttctttgtgtgtgcacatataaatattgtttattaatgcagctttaacaatGAATGCAATATCAAATCCCCAAATTTTAAcatagatttttaatgttttcatttgattcaatgttaaaataaaaatgttgaagCTTTGAATTTAAGGACCATTTGCACTATCAGCTTCTCTGATTTGTATGTAGAATTTAAAGTGACCGACCTAGAGAGTTTTAGGTTCCCCACTACAAACCAAACCATTCACTTTATATGTATTTACTAGATTTATATCTATAGAAAGCATGTTGATTATCGCAGctttaaaggtaccctgtggagtttttgacctctATTAGCATGATGGAGAAAAGTTTTTATAAGTGActccctgtttgtttttatcaggAACATGAACACATGGGCAGTGCAGTACACTCCAGCCAGCTTCATGCTGTTCCACTGATTAATATTTGATGGCggtaacacagaaaaaaacatagtAATATGCTTGCAAAGACAAGGAAGAAGGAGACTGCAAGCTAACAAACATGGATAACGATTTCGAACATTTAATGAGGCAGAAAATGCACTAAAAACATTTGTTGGGCCTCAAAGATGCACTCGATGCATTTTGGCGAGAAACTGAATGCAGACAAACCTGAagaactccacagggcacctgTAAATTTAACATACGAAGCTTGAAATTGAAGGACCATTTGCAATATGAAATTCTTAATATTAATGTAGAATTTGGAGTGTGAACAGAGTTGTgggtatttatttattttcattgagtGTTAATGTAAAATACTGATTTATGCAACTCTAACTACTAATTCCAGTATGAAATTCCCAAATAATGACTGAGAACATTAGACTGTTTGCACAAAGCCAACAACTGAATCCTTTTCATGTCTGATATAAAGCTGCTGAGGCAGTGGTGACATTAAACCAGATAAAACctcactgcgtgtgtgtgcgcgtgcatgtgtgtgtgtgtgcacatatgagTAATGCTGTCGTTGCTGTTGAAACCCGCTGTGTGTGGCGTGTCGCTCGCTGAGCACTTCACTGGAGCTCTggttcctctctccctccacaggACGCAGAGACCCCTCGCAGCGTGCTGGAGGAAATTGGACTGACATAAAcatgctcctcttcctcctcctcgtcaccATCATCCACTTGCCACACTGTCCTTCATCTGCCAGTTCCTCTGCTGTATGTAGCTGATAACAACTCCCACATTTGAGCAcattcaatcacacacacacacactgcctttgttttctacttttttttccccctgaaacAAACAATGTAGCACTGTTTGGTTATTTCCTACtgagttatttatttgttcagtgTGATGACGTTAACTGTTACCAAGGAAAAATGCAGCATAATTAaggtttttattgtttgctgctttCCAGTCCACAACAGGACGCTGTAGTGTGTGAACTGCTTGATTCTGATTTGACCAAAGCTGATGAGATCACtctatattcatatatttaatgaactgaatttCAAATGTGTTACACGTATAGGATATTGTAAGTGGAAGTCAAAAGTATTACATTAACAAAACCAAAGAGTTATGTTTCATCTCGCCACTGTTTCTTTAATATTGTGATTATCAATGACAGTTTCAAACTCAGCATATTCGGCATTTGAAAAATACCTGCTGTACTTCCACCGTGGTGCACCACGGCAGCGTGAGGTGAAATGACGGTGGATGAACTGGCTTAAGACAGAAAATGTTGTGTCATATAATGAGTATTCTCTCAGTTTACAAGCTGTTATCATTCCTGTGGtctcattgtttgttttgtttctaatGGCAGGATCCCATTTAATATTGAATGCCTTAACTGCTGACGTATGtccattcatttaaaatgaaagaatatgTTACTGTTCCATAACTTAACTACATCTGCAACCACTGTGGTGTAAATGGTGTAAGTGGTAAATACACTGGGTTTTCTTTATTCATGAAATGTGTGCAAGAGCTAAAATGACTGTTCTCTATTGTGcttcttgatttttttaatatttcactgaatCAAAGATGTTCCACTCACTTCAGATGTCTAATCATTGTTTACGCCAcatttaagattcaagattttcacttaaagctgcattgacCCATTTTTGTCCACAAGGTGGCAGAACTCCTGCAGAAATGCAGCATTCCTGCTCTTTAAGCTCTAGTTtgatctccaccagcttctgagAAACGTGTCTGGATCTGAACCTGCTAAATGTTTGgttttcctctcagctgctcaCTGAGCAGGAGGTGCACAGATGGTTTAGCACAGCTTATTTGCTGCAAACagttacctgctgctgctgctgggaatgTGGATGATGGCAAGACTCAACCAtgtaataaatgtgtgtgtgttaaagggacagttcaccccaaaaccaaaaaacaccttttttccCCTATTACCTGTAGTGTAATTTATCCATCTggattgttttggtgtgagttgcTGAGTTTTGGAGATTAGCTGTAGAGATGTTTGCCTTCTCTCAAATATGATGGAACTGCACTGcataaaaacactaaacagcAACGTCTCTCTCCTGACATCATGATCCAGTTACTCAAGATAATCCACAGGCCTTATTGTGAGCGGATTCATGTGGGAACTATTTTCTCTCGACTGAAAAACACCCGCCAACCGTATCACTGTGCAGAAGGAAGCGTGCATCTACCCCCTAACCCAGTCTGACATTGCTATCTCGTGGAGATTAGTTTATAGCTGACCAATACTGCGAGCTAGCGTCAGAGCTCAGCTGAGGACGACGCCTATGATTAGATCCATGGTTCCTTCTGCGCAGTGATACGGTTGGCAGGTTTACTCCAGTAGACagaaaatagttcctacatGAAACAGACATtactgctgactgtgtttttttggcACATCTCTACAGCCGATATCTCCAGAACGCAGTAACTCACAACAAAACAATCTAGATGGATAAATAGCATTAAAGGTAAGGGGGGAAATGGATTTTGGGGTGAACTTTCCCTTTAAACCAAAACAAGTTAAAAGAGGCTTAAAAAAAGAGCTCCAGTTTTGGGTTCCTGTTTACACGCCACCCTTTTCTCATGTACATTTAACGTAATTCACATTATGTCAGAGGAATATGTTATAATGttaagtgaaaaacaaataaatgcagctttaactgaAGAtcagaaatgcaaatgcatgATGGGATAGTTGTGATTTAAGGAGGTGGGACAGGAGTTTTTGAAGAGGGATGAAATGGGAGCAAACTACAAATCACTGCTTCCCTCTTTGTCGAGACTCTCGTAAAACGTGTCGATACCAGCGACAAACCTGTGAGATTCAAACAGACGTCTGACCAGTTTAAAGCCGAGGCTTGACCACAACGCAGTTTACTCTTAAAAAGCCGTTTCACTGTCTGCCCACATTCAtgatttactgtaaaaaaacagGTGACAACTTGTACACTACCTATTTACTACTGTGACTCTGGATTAAAAAAACTGTGCTAAAGAGACCACGCATTAAATAGCAATAGTGTCATAAACCGTAGCAGAGTATTAAgattttcttgttctttttttatgagCCAAAACTAAAAGTAGTTTGGAGCCACTTGGTTGAAAAAGGAACACACGTAAAATGCCTTGGACACAGGACTGTACAAATATCATAAAAGACCATTCTTCCTTAGTTCTGTTTGATGTTAATGTTGCACATTTTAAGAAAAGCTGGTATTGCTGTTTAAACcaaaactgtgtttaaaatagattttttttcacactgtctTTTGCGGTTTTCCAGTTTGCAACTTATTCTGTACAGTCGCCACTGTTTGACATGTTGAAATATTGAAATACCCTCCTGCTACCACTTTTATATAAATTCAAACAAGCATTTTCATGTCTAATTTATTCTGTAGATATGCTGTATCTCAGAAGTGTGATAGAATCTATGGAATTCTCTACTGTGTGTTGTGAGTACAGTAGTTATAGCATGAGTGCCCCCTCTGTATTACATTACTGGACTTGTGTTTCCttacagagaggagacactgTGTCGTTTACTGCTGCAGTGTCTGAAATGGACAAAAGGAGGAAGGTTGTGTTTTCCTGTCGGGTTCAGCAATAAAGAGTTCTCTAGTGGCAGAGAGGCTGCACTGCCACAAATTGCTGGTTTCCTTTCATTTTACTCTCCACCGGTCACCCTCTGCACACGGGGAGGAAGCAGCCCAGCTTTGATGATAAAAAGTGGCGTTACACATTGACTAAGACATGTAAAAATAAGCTCAAGTTTGGTTTTAAATGGTTTTTTAATGTATCTGATGCAGAACTGCATCCAAAAACAACCCATATGCAAACTTAACAGAATCAGAGGCACCGGCAAGAAAAGAATCAACACTTTTTACATgagaataaatgttttatagGTTTaataagaatttaaaaaaacactacatTGAAGTTTGCATATACAGTAAGTGTGAACACAAAAGACAATGGATTTTGGGCGTGTGTTCCTGAATCACTTCTGGTGTAAACAGGAGGAACACAAAGTTTGTTTGGACTGGCACAAAGCATTCGATCACAGATAAAACACatgttcagtcatttattttatcatttggGTGAAATACACAGGACCCAAAGGTCCTAACAGGTGTGATGTACACTGTGTAATGCATTCTGTACCATCATGAACAGTTAAAGGATTTTAAAAGTTAGATTAACAGAGGCTGCCACAGCCTCATTTCTCCTTATAAAAATGGGTTGGCTCAGTTATAAGATAAAAGTttgttcaaaaatatattttactggTCACATGAAATCCTGTGGAGCTGACAGAAACGGTCATCTGACTTGGTTCATGTTATTTCTGCAGCTGGCATCagtaaagagagaaagatttcATACTTTATACTGAACCTTTGATTTTAACAGGTAGTATTTGTTCAGCCGTTACATGGACGTTTTAATGAGGGTGAACTTGAAACAATCAGGATGGCATTTGTGCTTGAAATGTATCTTTAAAGCAAGACTATGCAACTTTTGTAAGAAGACGTAGCACTTTGTTCCTCTTACAAATAAACAGTTCAATAAAATTcacaaataaacagttttaaagaaataaaacacatcctTGTTCGATTCAATACGCTCGCTGGTTTTTAGCCTGatttggtctggtatgaccagcagCTCACGGTGGCTAATTTAGCTAACAGTAACAAACTTTAGGTCCATGTTGTCGTGTAACAGTCATTGCTGAGTCAGCTTGTTGAGTTTGTGACTCGTGTCTACTTGTGCTACTGTTATGCTTTAGCTTAACTGTATTTTAAGCATTTACTATTATCCTGTAATTGCCACCTGTGCAACAGTGGCAGCCGCTCAGCAAAAGTTAGATGGTGTCACTTTAATTCCTGAGTTTGCTATGAAGGCGTTCACGTTATCACATTATGAGCTTGAGATACAGGACGATACCTCCAGGAGACGATGCTAAATATGTACTCATAAAACTAAAGGCCACAGAAATAGCTCAGTGAAATGTTAATGACGTCCAGTGGTATTCCTCTGTCTTGAGAGATCTCAGAGGACCAATAATTCAATGAATCGTTCCAGTGGGGCCATTAAATCTGTGGTCACAAGCTGCTTCTGACCTTCAGCTAAAAGCTTGTGTGAGCGTCTCCTAACTGTCCTCCTTTAGCATCTCTTCAATCTCCCTGTCCCAGTTGTCATCACGGTTCTCATTATCCTCCAACACGTCGTACTCCTGAagttcctcctgcagctctctctcccAGTCAGCGGTCTCCTCTGAAAAGACCCGACGCAGAGTGACTCACTGAACTCTGATCGGCTCCACTAACTACACGACAACCAGTGAAACAAAAAGACTCACCCCGCTGTGCGTTCGGCTGTTCCCTCTTGTCCAGGACCAGCTGTTCCATTTCTTTGCGTAGGTCGTCCTCGTTTATCTTGCACGAGTCAAAAGCGTCGCTCACAAATTCAGCCACAGTCGGGCTGGTGGAgatctcctcttcatcctttcatgacagaaagagaggaaggtcGGACTCTAACTACACTCATTTAAGTCCAATTACTGCTTTTTGATGACTACTCTTATTCTCTGGGGTGCTTTATACCTTGAAAGCAGGTGGCTTACCTCATTTGACTTTGGTTTGGTGGTGCGGATGGCAGAGGGAGTTTTCCATTTAACTGCATCTATGAAAATCAGTACATCCCAAAAATAagtttttcttaaaaatgttAATCGTGCCGCATACCCTTATGATATTTCTCCAACTCCTGGTATTAACATTGCTACTTAGCTTATGTCACAAAAACAAGGTTAAGAAGTTAAAGAAGTTTCATGTTCAAACATTTCTTCCAGTTAACTCACTTTGGTTTATCACACAACATCTGGCAAACCCTGTATTTGTGTCAGTGATATCACTGCTTCTGTGTGAGAGGCTATGAACTCAAAttacttatttgtttttcactgataAGAACATTAAGGTTAAACGCAGGCGTCACAGTTTTACCCTTCTGATGAGCAGAATCAGGACCGGTGCCGGTCTTCTCCACGTCCCTCCGCTCAGCTGCCAGAGCTGTGAGCTGGGCTGACTGCTTTATTAAGGACACGCGGTAGAAGTAATTCTTCCAGAAGACTTCCTCTTTCACCCTAAAATGAATGACACGGAGGAACAGGCAGTCACCGCTGTGGCGGAATAAAATATTTCGGTTTTCAATAACCCCGCTCTCGTGCGGGGATGCGCGTGATGAAAACGCAGGGCAAAAGTATTATGTGAGTGTCAAAAAACGCTCTCACTGTTTGGGGACCAGATGGAAGCGCATCTTCCGAAGGAGCTCATCTTCCTCCAACATCACCATGGCGACTGGATACATTTGCTCACAGTCAAAGTGAAACTGCACCCCGGCAGGAGGGTCTCGCAAAAAATTTCTTTTgtcctgcagacaaacaaagcaacaaaatgaaGTGGAGTTATTCTTGAAATTACACCGAGGCCGACTACTTTTCCATACCAAAGAAATAATTTCATATGGTGTAACACTCACAGCTGACAGAGCTAAAATCTGTTGCTGTATGGTGTCCTCTTCATTATAACCAACCCATGGTGGCACAGCAGCACCTACGAACGATGAAAACTAGCCTGTCGTTACTGTGCTTACATTTCATGCATAAATACCGAAGATCAATTAACATACAATTCAGTGCTTACCAGACTTTTTGGCTTTTTGCTCCTGAACAAACCTTTCTTGTTCTTTGTGGAAATCACCCAAAATGGTCTGAGGGAAGAACAAATGTACCAAACAGGCCGAGCTGCTTTAGAACAAACAAGGATGGGAGATCTTTTGAATTAAGACAGACACTGGGAGACATCTACCTTATCAATAATCCCATTCAtcttcccctcctccacacTCCTCTTGAGGGTTTGTGCTGTTTCAACCACGGACTCGGACAGTTTCTTTGAGGCGCTGCTGGCGAAATTGTAAATGTAACCTGCGAAGAAGCGAGTAAAACAGACATTACCGAGGTtacacagctgcagcaaagtCTAATATCACAGCTA
This DNA window, taken from Chelmon rostratus isolate fCheRos1 chromosome 4, fCheRos1.pri, whole genome shotgun sequence, encodes the following:
- the LOC121604960 gene encoding synapse-associated protein 1-like, yielding MFKNWGTWLGVENDKGQVKHEGESAVDINEDQNREINKPTAGAESERSSAAEEDAQPPQLLQKAKGFSGYIYNFASSASKKLSESVVETAQTLKRSVEEGKMNGIIDKTILGDFHKEQERFVQEQKAKKSGAAVPPWVGYNEEDTIQQQILALSADKRNFLRDPPAGVQFHFDCEQMYPVAMVMLEEDELLRKMRFHLVPKQVKEEVFWKNYFYRVSLIKQSAQLTALAAERRDVEKTGTGPDSAHQKDAVKWKTPSAIRTTKPKSNEDEEEISTSPTVAEFVSDAFDSCKINEDDLRKEMEQLVLDKREQPNAQREETADWERELQEELQEYDVLEDNENRDDNWDREIEEMLKEDS